One genomic segment of Longimicrobium sp. includes these proteins:
- a CDS encoding carboxypeptidase M32 codes for MTDTLHTASAPEAQGHTPYDQLLREMRDIATLGSVSATLGWDQEVMMPPAAAALRGEQASLLSSLVHERRTRPELGELIARCLADAELMADPDAAANVRNLDRDYQHATRLPMALVREMAETTTLAMHNWRDARERNDFASFAPWLEKLMVLNQRTAERLGVPEGGELYDALLDNYEPGMRAAELDRVFGELRAGLVPLIRELQESGNRPDSSWMNIPLSIDRQEAFNRTVVERMGFDFSAGRLDISTHPFCEGAGPGDTRLTTRYDEAQFLSALHSSMHEVGHGLYEQNLPKAERFGQPLAEAASMGIHESQSRMWENLVGRGRPFWEWALPRLQAQAGSDAISALDTETVFRGLNVVEPNLIRIESDEATYNLHIMLRFDLERAMLKGDLAVRDLPGAWNERIRSDLGLTVPDDARGAMQDIHWSMGAVGYFPTYTLGNLYAAQLWEAIGEAIPDLDGQLRGGEFGGLLAWLKTNVHAHGRRYTAPELCQRATGRPLSPAPLLANLRGKLRAVYGLE; via the coding sequence ATGACCGATACGCTCCACACGGCCTCCGCGCCCGAGGCCCAGGGCCACACCCCGTACGACCAGCTGCTGCGCGAGATGCGCGACATCGCCACGCTCGGCTCCGTTTCCGCCACGCTGGGATGGGACCAGGAGGTGATGATGCCTCCCGCCGCCGCGGCCCTGCGCGGCGAGCAGGCGTCGCTCCTTTCGTCGCTGGTGCACGAGCGCCGCACCCGCCCCGAGCTGGGCGAGCTGATCGCCCGCTGCCTGGCGGACGCCGAGCTGATGGCCGACCCCGACGCGGCGGCAAACGTCCGCAACCTGGATCGCGACTACCAGCACGCTACCCGCCTGCCGATGGCGCTCGTCCGCGAGATGGCCGAGACCACCACGCTGGCGATGCACAACTGGCGCGACGCACGGGAGCGGAACGACTTCGCGTCGTTTGCCCCGTGGCTGGAAAAGCTGATGGTGCTGAACCAGCGGACGGCCGAGCGCCTGGGCGTGCCTGAGGGTGGCGAGCTGTACGATGCCCTGCTCGACAATTACGAGCCGGGGATGCGCGCGGCGGAGCTGGACCGCGTGTTCGGCGAGCTGCGGGCGGGGCTGGTGCCGCTCATCCGCGAGCTGCAGGAGAGCGGCAACCGGCCGGACTCGTCGTGGATGAACATCCCGCTATCCATCGACCGACAGGAGGCGTTCAACCGAACCGTCGTCGAGCGGATGGGGTTCGACTTCAGCGCCGGGCGGCTGGACATCTCCACCCACCCGTTCTGCGAGGGCGCCGGCCCGGGCGACACGCGCCTGACGACGCGGTACGACGAGGCGCAGTTCCTCAGCGCGCTGCACTCCAGCATGCACGAGGTGGGGCACGGGCTGTACGAGCAGAACCTGCCCAAGGCCGAGCGGTTCGGGCAGCCCCTGGCCGAGGCCGCCAGTATGGGCATCCACGAAAGCCAGTCGCGGATGTGGGAGAACCTGGTGGGGCGCGGCCGGCCGTTCTGGGAATGGGCCCTGCCCCGCCTGCAGGCGCAGGCCGGGAGCGACGCCATCTCGGCGCTGGACACGGAGACGGTGTTCCGCGGGTTGAACGTGGTTGAACCCAACCTGATCCGCATCGAGAGCGACGAGGCCACGTACAACCTTCACATCATGCTGCGCTTCGACCTGGAGCGGGCCATGCTCAAGGGCGACCTGGCCGTGCGCGACCTGCCCGGCGCCTGGAACGAGCGGATCCGGAGCGACCTGGGGCTGACGGTGCCCGACGATGCGCGGGGCGCCATGCAGGACATCCACTGGTCCATGGGTGCCGTGGGCTACTTTCCCACCTACACGCTGGGCAACCTGTACGCGGCGCAGCTGTGGGAAGCCATCGGAGAGGCCATCCCGGACCTCGACGGCCAGCTCCGGGGGGGCGAGTTCGGCGGCCTGCTGGCCTGGCTGAAGACGAACGTCCACGCCCACGGCCGGCGCTACACCGCGCCCGAGCTCTGCCAGCGCGCAACCGGCCGGCCGCTCAGCCCCGCGCCGCTGCTGGCCAACCTGCGCGGCAAACTGCGGGCGGTGTACGGGCTGGAGTAG